A genomic region of Methanobacterium sp. SMA-27 contains the following coding sequences:
- the trpD gene encoding anthranilate phosphoribosyltransferase — MIEKCITKVVSNTNLGECEAYNCMLEMVSGEAEEIQSAAFLTAISIKGESVEEITGFVKAMRSVCIEISPSLDCPLVDTCGTGGDIFKTFNVSTISAIIAASAGVAIAKHGNRSITSKCGGADILEALGVNINCNVAEVELCLENAGMGFMFAPNFHPAMKKMMPIRKKLGIRTVFNILGPLTSPANADIQLLGVFDPEYVDIIAQVLKNLGVKRAMVVHGYDENDEPAMDEISTIGKTRVAFLEKGHIKVEEIYPEDFGLKRCNPKFIKAPETIEENLEVVKSVLNGKNSSNEDNARLEICLVNTAAILFLAGKAKNLEEGVKIAMNSIESGMALEKLLKLIDVSNS, encoded by the coding sequence ATGATTGAGAAATGTATTACTAAAGTCGTGTCAAACACCAATTTGGGCGAGTGTGAAGCGTATAATTGTATGTTAGAAATGGTGAGTGGAGAAGCTGAAGAAATACAATCAGCTGCTTTTTTAACAGCAATATCAATAAAGGGAGAATCTGTAGAAGAAATTACAGGTTTTGTCAAGGCCATGAGAAGTGTTTGCATAGAAATATCGCCTAGCTTAGATTGTCCACTGGTAGACACATGTGGAACTGGTGGAGACATATTTAAAACCTTCAATGTTAGCACTATATCTGCTATAATTGCGGCTTCTGCAGGTGTTGCAATTGCAAAACATGGAAACAGAAGCATAACAAGTAAATGTGGCGGAGCAGATATTCTCGAAGCTCTGGGAGTTAACATTAATTGTAATGTTGCAGAAGTTGAACTGTGCCTTGAAAATGCCGGAATGGGGTTCATGTTTGCTCCTAACTTCCATCCTGCAATGAAAAAAATGATGCCAATTAGAAAGAAGCTTGGTATTAGAACTGTTTTTAATATTTTAGGTCCTTTAACATCGCCTGCAAATGCAGATATACAGTTGTTAGGAGTATTTGACCCTGAATACGTTGATATCATTGCACAGGTACTTAAAAATCTTGGTGTGAAGCGTGCCATGGTTGTGCATGGTTATGATGAAAATGATGAGCCTGCGATGGATGAAATTTCGACAATTGGAAAGACTAGAGTTGCCTTTCTAGAAAAAGGCCATATAAAAGTTGAAGAAATTTATCCCGAAGACTTTGGTTTAAAAAGATGCAACCCTAAATTTATTAAAGCTCCGGAAACAATTGAAGAAAATCTAGAAGTTGTTAAATCAGTTTTGAATGGCAAAAATAGTTCAAATGAAGATAATGCACGGCTTGAAATTTGTCTTGTTAATACGGCAGCCATTTTATTTTTAGCTGGAAAAGCCAAAAACCTCGAAGAAGGGGTTAAAATAGCAATGAATTCTATTGAATCTGGAATGGCATTAGAAAAACTATTAAAATTGATTGATGTAAGTAACTCTTGA